One genomic region from Thermoleptolyngbya sichuanensis A183 encodes:
- a CDS encoding RluA family pseudouridine synthase, translating to MLSLYSEAIAHTLHPLPSCAKASLADATVTGWYGGVCPRSGRWLCLPRTRLSEAIAHALMQELAACEDCNREGKMYGVLLVKAQADELYFLKAFSGLLNGSSTQEGWVPPIPGRDRIAALELETLNALQAIKQELIQLETLSVRQVYHAEKLKFDYELKQLSDLHQNRKQARDRTRQQLRQRPEDDTVAIALQALNHQSQQDGIERRNLKAKWNAVLHPLQQEIDRANARIAELKQQRKSLSRQLQAEFYTAHHLTNFAGDSQPLQALMPSGFLPTGTGDCCAPKLLHYAATHGLTPIALAEFWWGPSPAREHRVQGQFYEACAERCQPLMGFLLSGLSAQVLKTAAPEPLEILYEDPWLLAVNKPSGLLSVPGRYGQDSAIARLSTHSRLYPAHRLDQNTSGVLLLAKDAETHRALHQQFQQRQVQKVYEALLSGRLASVPDEICLPLWGDPAERPQQQVDWQRGKPSQTQVRLLRQERCEFDGVWRSRVELVPVTGRTHQLRVHAADAAGLGTPIWGDRLYGCPAHAPRLHLHAHQMTVKHPQTYETLTLKAPVPF from the coding sequence TTGCTGAGCTTGTATTCTGAAGCGATCGCCCACACGCTCCACCCGCTACCATCCTGCGCTAAAGCGTCTCTTGCAGATGCAACTGTGACGGGCTGGTATGGTGGGGTGTGTCCGCGTTCGGGCAGGTGGCTGTGTCTGCCCCGAACCCGCCTTTCAGAGGCGATCGCCCACGCTCTTATGCAGGAACTCGCAGCCTGTGAGGACTGCAACCGTGAAGGCAAGATGTACGGCGTTTTGCTCGTCAAAGCGCAGGCTGATGAACTGTATTTTCTCAAAGCGTTTTCTGGATTGCTCAATGGCAGCAGCACACAAGAAGGATGGGTTCCGCCAATTCCAGGGCGCGATCGCATTGCTGCATTAGAACTAGAAACACTGAATGCGCTGCAAGCAATCAAGCAGGAATTGATCCAGCTAGAAACCCTGTCGGTTCGTCAGGTTTATCATGCTGAAAAACTCAAGTTTGACTATGAACTAAAGCAGCTTTCGGATCTGCACCAGAACCGGAAGCAAGCCCGCGATCGCACTCGGCAGCAGTTACGCCAGCGTCCTGAAGACGACACAGTGGCGATCGCACTTCAGGCGCTTAATCATCAAAGCCAGCAGGATGGCATCGAGCGCCGAAACTTGAAAGCAAAGTGGAACGCTGTCCTGCATCCACTACAGCAAGAAATTGACCGGGCAAACGCACGGATTGCAGAACTGAAACAGCAGCGTAAAAGTCTATCTCGACAACTCCAGGCAGAATTTTACACTGCTCATCATCTCACCAACTTTGCAGGCGACTCTCAACCCCTGCAAGCGCTGATGCCGTCTGGTTTTTTGCCCACCGGGACGGGCGACTGCTGCGCCCCAAAACTTCTGCATTATGCAGCAACCCACGGACTAACGCCGATCGCCCTGGCGGAGTTTTGGTGGGGGCCGTCGCCTGCGCGAGAGCATCGGGTGCAAGGACAATTTTATGAAGCCTGTGCAGAGCGCTGTCAGCCGCTGATGGGGTTCTTGCTGTCGGGCTTGTCGGCTCAGGTATTGAAGACCGCTGCACCGGAACCGCTGGAGATTCTATACGAAGACCCGTGGCTGTTGGCTGTCAATAAGCCCAGTGGACTGCTGTCGGTGCCCGGTCGCTATGGACAAGATAGCGCGATCGCCCGACTCTCAACCCACTCACGGCTCTATCCCGCGCATCGGCTCGATCAAAATACCTCTGGCGTGCTGCTGCTGGCAAAAGACGCAGAAACTCACCGGGCGCTCCATCAGCAGTTTCAGCAGCGTCAGGTGCAAAAGGTTTACGAGGCGCTGCTATCTGGCCGTCTAGCGTCCGTTCCTGATGAAATTTGTCTGCCGCTGTGGGGCGACCCGGCCGAGCGTCCCCAGCAGCAGGTCGATTGGCAGCGGGGCAAGCCCAGCCAGACTCAGGTGCGCCTGCTCAGACAGGAACGCTGTGAATTCGATGGGGTATGGCGCAGTCGGGTAGAGCTAGTGCCTGTGACCGGGCGCACGCATCAGCTCCGGGTTCATGCGGCAGACGCGGCGGGTTTGGGAACGCCGATTTGGGGCGATCGCCTCTACGGTTGTCCAGCACACGCGCCCCGGCTCCATCTGCACGCTCACCAGATGACGGTCAAGCATCCGCAAACGTATGAAACGCTAACGCTCAAAGCTCCAGTACCGTTCTAG
- a CDS encoding NF041680 family putative transposase, protein MIFNELQQFRQTLYASLGNARDALFDLMDAVLVSACIVSFVRLSQSPVFRRQWSSTYEALRDSRLPRSKVLKLLVQQIPTQQQPLLAGDASRWNRPAARRLKDRTLSGRTGHAPIAGQNYSTLAWIAEDRGSWALPLRHERITSFETPASKAAFQLKQVTRQLAVRPLAIYDRGYGNASFVNQTAGIEADLLLRVTSNRCVYGAPPAYRGRGAPAKHGHKMKLNDPDTWSVPVETVEVDDPNWGRVRVSRWSAYHFRKSPKRAMEVLRVEVLETQSSTRRLAPLWLVWLGEQMPPLETLWLHYLRRFAIEHWYRFAKQRLYWTHPQFSSVSATEQWSSLMPLLSWQLWLARKDCTDHPLPWQAPQETLTPGRVAQAFAGILAAIGTPAPAPKPRGKSPGRGKGHKPTPRPCYPMVKKRASKRKTSEQSLNSPVATAA, encoded by the coding sequence ATGATTTTCAACGAACTTCAGCAATTTCGCCAAACGTTGTATGCCAGCTTGGGAAACGCCAGAGATGCCCTGTTTGATCTGATGGATGCCGTGTTAGTGAGTGCGTGCATCGTGTCGTTTGTGAGGCTATCGCAGAGTCCTGTCTTTCGTCGCCAGTGGTCGAGCACCTATGAAGCGTTGCGCGATAGCCGCCTACCCCGATCAAAGGTGCTGAAGCTGTTGGTGCAGCAGATACCGACTCAGCAGCAACCGTTGTTGGCAGGTGATGCGAGTCGGTGGAACCGTCCTGCTGCCAGGCGTTTGAAAGACCGCACCTTATCAGGCAGAACAGGACATGCCCCGATAGCCGGACAAAACTACAGTACCTTAGCCTGGATTGCTGAAGACAGGGGCAGTTGGGCATTACCATTGCGGCATGAGCGCATCACCAGCTTTGAAACACCCGCCAGTAAAGCGGCATTCCAACTCAAACAAGTGACTCGGCAGTTAGCGGTGCGTCCGTTGGCGATCTACGACCGAGGGTACGGCAATGCCAGTTTTGTCAACCAAACGGCAGGGATTGAGGCAGACTTGCTGCTGCGGGTTACATCCAATCGATGTGTCTATGGCGCGCCCCCAGCGTATCGAGGGCGAGGCGCACCTGCCAAGCATGGACATAAGATGAAACTCAATGACCCTGACACTTGGAGTGTCCCGGTCGAAACCGTTGAAGTCGATGATCCCAACTGGGGACGAGTGCGGGTCAGTCGTTGGAGTGCATACCATTTCCGCAAATCCCCCAAACGGGCAATGGAAGTGTTGCGCGTGGAGGTGCTGGAGACACAGAGCAGCACGCGACGCTTGGCTCCTTTGTGGTTAGTTTGGCTGGGTGAGCAGATGCCTCCGTTAGAAACCCTGTGGTTGCACTACCTCCGTCGCTTTGCCATTGAACACTGGTATCGCTTTGCCAAGCAGAGGCTATATTGGACACATCCCCAGTTCAGTTCTGTATCGGCAACCGAACAGTGGAGCAGCCTGATGCCGTTGCTCAGTTGGCAGTTGTGGTTAGCGCGAAAGGACTGTACTGACCACCCCTTGCCCTGGCAGGCACCGCAAGAAACGTTGACTCCGGGTCGGGTCGCACAAGCGTTTGCAGGCATTTTGGCAGCGATTGGCACCCCTGCTCCTGCGCCTAAACCTCGTGGTAAATCGCCAGGACGAGGCAAGGGGCACAAGCCAACTCCTCGTCCCTGCTATCCGATGGTCAAAAAACGAGCCTCGAAACGCAAGACATCCGAACAATCCCTGAACAGTCCGGTTGCAACAGCAGCTTAA
- a CDS encoding quinone-dependent dihydroorotate dehydrogenase, which translates to MDLYKQGLRPLLFSGLRADPEWLHRRLIDTLSGLAEADATRNPPLASWVRQQGRRAFCSAHPALSQTLWGLSFQNPVGLAAGFDKDGRVAHLWQDFGFGFAELGTVTLHAQPGNPRPRLFRLPQDLAALNRMGFNNEGAAAMAARLSVSAMPLQDADPSALRFPLGINLGKSKVTPLESAAEDYLGSFRLLQNCGNYFVVNVSSPNTPGLRSLQDADQLDRILGLLQQENAGQKPLLVKIAPDLDEGEIADILALCQTHHLAGIIATNTTVQRDRLHTQRLPTTGKLLTEEAGGISGAPLRQRSTEIIRLIYQKTSGTLPIIGVGGIFTAEDAWEKITAGASLVQVYTGWFYEGPWMVRRILDGLAQKLEAHGLSHIARAIGCKA; encoded by the coding sequence GTGGATCTTTATAAACAGGGGCTACGTCCGCTGCTGTTTAGCGGGCTGCGGGCTGACCCAGAATGGCTACACCGTCGGCTCATCGACACACTTAGCGGGCTTGCCGAGGCAGACGCAACCCGCAATCCGCCGCTGGCCTCCTGGGTGCGACAGCAGGGTCGGCGGGCCTTTTGTAGCGCCCATCCTGCCCTCAGCCAAACGCTCTGGGGCCTGAGTTTTCAGAATCCGGTGGGGCTGGCGGCTGGATTCGACAAGGACGGACGGGTCGCCCACCTGTGGCAGGATTTTGGCTTTGGCTTTGCGGAACTCGGCACTGTTACGCTCCATGCCCAGCCCGGAAATCCCCGACCCCGCCTGTTCCGCCTGCCTCAAGATTTGGCGGCGCTCAACCGCATGGGGTTTAACAATGAAGGGGCCGCTGCGATGGCTGCCCGCCTGAGCGTGTCTGCTATGCCCCTTCAAGACGCTGACCCCTCTGCGTTGCGGTTCCCCCTGGGGATTAATCTGGGCAAGTCCAAAGTGACCCCGCTGGAGTCTGCGGCGGAGGATTATCTCGGCAGTTTCCGGCTGCTTCAGAATTGCGGCAATTACTTTGTGGTGAATGTGTCCTCGCCCAACACGCCTGGATTGCGATCGCTCCAGGATGCCGACCAGCTTGACCGCATTTTGGGGCTATTGCAGCAAGAAAATGCAGGGCAAAAACCGCTGCTGGTGAAAATTGCGCCGGATCTCGACGAGGGGGAGATCGCCGATATTCTTGCCCTCTGCCAAACCCATCACCTGGCAGGGATCATCGCGACTAATACAACCGTTCAGCGCGATCGCCTCCACACCCAGCGCCTCCCTACAACGGGGAAATTGCTCACAGAAGAGGCCGGCGGTATCAGCGGCGCACCCCTCCGCCAGCGCTCCACCGAAATTATCCGACTGATTTATCAGAAGACCAGCGGGACTCTACCCATCATTGGGGTTGGCGGCATTTTCACCGCTGAGGATGCCTGGGAAAAAATTACCGCTGGCGCAAGCCTGGTGCAGGTCTACACGGGCTGGTTTTATGAAGGACCGTGGATGGTGCGCCGCATCCTCGACGGCCTCGCCCAAAAACTAGAGGCGCACGGTTTGAGCCACATCGCAAGGGCGATCGGGTGCAAGGCTTGA
- a CDS encoding DUF3531 family protein: MRVEFRECDFFNLWIWLEFTLPPSAMEQQYIDEIFNSWFFLGKLGGFNAENLQVQDTGLDISYLDYDNDQADESLMSLMHNMGEVEYEGNWARCWIDMGTSDALALDVLINSLKQFSKDYVTIERLIIGGENADWKIPARSNPGFVDENYNN; this comes from the coding sequence ATGCGCGTCGAATTTCGAGAATGCGACTTTTTCAACCTGTGGATTTGGTTAGAATTCACGCTGCCGCCTTCTGCAATGGAGCAGCAATACATCGATGAGATCTTTAACTCCTGGTTTTTCCTGGGCAAGCTGGGCGGGTTCAATGCCGAAAACTTGCAGGTTCAAGATACTGGGCTGGATATCAGCTATCTGGACTACGACAATGACCAGGCCGATGAAAGCCTCATGTCGCTGATGCACAACATGGGCGAGGTGGAGTATGAAGGCAACTGGGCCCGCTGCTGGATCGATATGGGGACGAGCGATGCCCTGGCGCTGGACGTGTTAATCAACAGTCTGAAACAGTTCAGCAAGGACTATGTGACGATCGAGCGGCTCATTATTGGCGGCGAAAACGCAGACTGGAAAATTCCCGCCCGCAGCAACCCCGGCTTTGTAGACGAAAACTACAACAATTGA
- a CDS encoding DNA-directed RNA polymerase subunit beta', translating into MTEQSSIQRSEKPVVFRNRVIDKKQLRRLIAWAFTHYGTARTAQVADELKDLGFKFATRAGVSISVDDLQVPPSKRKLLDEAEDEIRKTEERYTRGDITEVERFQKVIDTWNSTNEDLTSAVVRNFRESNPLNSVYMMAFSGARGNISQVRQLVGMRGLMANPQGEIIDLPIKTNFREGLTVTEYIISSYGARKGLVDTALRTADSGYLTRRLVDVSQDVIIRELDCNTERGIPIRSMTDGERVLIPLKDRLLGRVPAEDVIHPETGEVIVPRNEPISDDMAEEIGRAKVEQVVVRSPLTCQASRSVCQRCYGWSLAHAYLVDMGEAVGIIAAQSIGEPGTQLTMRTFHTGGTVTGEQAPTIRASFNGTVHLKLKRKDEVLRSRPFRTRHGEDALIIESPSVEVIVEQGSRKESHTITQGSILFAQEGDSVVADQILAELPATGRVRKVTEKASKDVASDLAGEVKFADLVPEEKRDRQGNITRIAQRGGLLWVLSGEVYNLPPGAEPVVKNGDRVEANSILAKTKLVTENGGTVRLPQDGEGKAGREVEIITASVLLDQARVIAESQQGREHYIIETQHNQRFSLIATPGTKVVNKQVVAELIDDRYHTQTGGIIKFSGIELEKRGKAKQGYEVVKGGTILWIPEESHEVNKDISLLLVEDGQFVEAGTEVVKDIFCQSSGVVEVTQKNDILREIVIKPGELHMVDNPEAVMSRNGTIANPGEELLPGLELTDLRYVEYVDSPEGPALLLRPVTEFAVPDEPSVPSQSSTSEESGRAIQLRAVQRTMYKDGERVKSVEGLELLRTQLVLEIDQDAQLAADIELVPDESDPELLRLQLVILESLVIRRDVPADQTQGSTLTTLLVKDGDQISPGDEVARTEILCKEGGEVRGVGSNESARRILVVRESDKLTVETEGKSPTVKAGDLLVAGAAIADGVTVEESGQVLSVSDSQVQLRLARPYRVSAGAVLHIDDGDLVQRGDNLVLLVFERAKTGDIIQGLPRIEELLEARKPKEACVLARRPGTAQVVYSDDDTVQVKVVEADGVITEYPIGPGQNMLIIDGQEVGAAEPLTDGPANPHEILEIFFDLHRETLGVHEASLISLEKVQTFLVNEVQSVYQSQGIEISDKHIEVIVRQMTSKARVDDGGDTTMLPGELVELHQIQQVNEAMSITGGAPAEYTPVLLGITKASLNTDSFISAASFQETTRVLTEAAIEGKSDWLRGLKENVIIGRLIPAGTGFNAYEESTSVDLDALDDMGLSDVVLDDLTARSYDLDSGFDVFPPPEGLGMREGTEFPRPSHGFGDDAFSGVLEDDELADEYADDDDEDDDEDED; encoded by the coding sequence ATGACAGAGCAAAGTTCGATTCAAAGATCCGAGAAGCCCGTCGTGTTTCGCAATCGCGTGATCGATAAAAAGCAGTTGCGGCGACTGATTGCCTGGGCCTTCACCCACTATGGGACCGCCCGCACAGCACAGGTAGCCGACGAGCTAAAGGATTTGGGCTTCAAGTTTGCTACGCGGGCGGGGGTGTCGATTAGTGTAGACGACTTGCAGGTTCCGCCCAGCAAGCGCAAACTGCTCGACGAAGCCGAGGACGAAATCCGCAAAACCGAGGAGCGCTATACTCGCGGCGACATTACTGAAGTAGAGCGCTTCCAGAAGGTAATCGACACCTGGAACAGCACCAACGAAGACCTAACCAGTGCGGTGGTTCGCAACTTCCGCGAGAGCAACCCGCTCAACTCGGTCTATATGATGGCATTTTCTGGCGCACGGGGAAACATCTCTCAGGTGCGTCAGTTGGTGGGGATGCGCGGCCTGATGGCCAATCCGCAGGGGGAAATTATTGACCTGCCCATTAAGACCAACTTCCGCGAAGGGCTGACGGTGACGGAGTACATCATCTCCTCCTACGGGGCGCGGAAAGGACTGGTGGACACGGCGCTGCGGACGGCGGACTCCGGGTATCTCACCCGTCGTCTAGTGGACGTATCGCAGGACGTGATTATTCGGGAGCTAGACTGCAACACGGAGCGCGGCATTCCCATCCGCAGCATGACAGACGGGGAGCGAGTGCTGATTCCTCTGAAGGATCGGCTGCTGGGTCGCGTGCCTGCGGAGGATGTGATTCATCCCGAAACGGGTGAAGTTATTGTTCCTCGCAACGAGCCAATTTCCGACGATATGGCGGAGGAAATTGGTCGGGCTAAGGTAGAGCAGGTGGTCGTGCGATCGCCCCTGACCTGCCAGGCCTCCCGTTCCGTTTGCCAGCGCTGCTATGGCTGGAGCCTAGCCCACGCCTACCTGGTGGACATGGGCGAAGCCGTGGGCATCATTGCGGCGCAGTCGATTGGCGAACCGGGGACGCAGCTGACTATGCGAACATTCCACACGGGCGGCACGGTCACAGGCGAACAGGCTCCGACCATCCGCGCCAGCTTCAACGGCACAGTTCACCTGAAGCTAAAGCGTAAGGACGAAGTGCTGCGCTCTCGCCCCTTCCGCACCCGCCACGGCGAAGACGCGCTGATTATCGAGTCGCCCTCGGTGGAAGTGATCGTGGAACAAGGCAGCCGCAAGGAGTCCCACACGATTACTCAGGGTTCCATCCTGTTTGCCCAGGAAGGCGATTCGGTCGTGGCCGATCAAATCCTGGCAGAACTGCCCGCGACGGGGCGTGTCCGCAAGGTGACGGAAAAAGCCAGTAAGGACGTGGCTTCTGACCTGGCTGGCGAGGTGAAATTTGCCGACCTCGTGCCCGAAGAGAAGCGCGATCGCCAGGGCAACATCACTCGCATTGCCCAGCGGGGCGGCTTGCTGTGGGTGCTGTCGGGCGAGGTGTATAACCTGCCACCGGGCGCAGAACCTGTTGTAAAGAATGGCGATCGCGTCGAAGCCAACAGCATCCTCGCCAAGACCAAGCTCGTCACCGAAAATGGTGGTACAGTGCGCCTGCCCCAGGATGGCGAAGGCAAAGCGGGGCGCGAAGTCGAAATCATCACCGCGTCGGTGCTGCTGGATCAGGCCCGCGTCATCGCCGAAAGCCAGCAAGGCCGCGAACACTACATCATCGAAACCCAGCACAACCAGCGATTCTCCCTGATTGCCACACCCGGCACAAAGGTGGTGAACAAGCAGGTCGTAGCGGAACTGATTGACGACCGCTACCACACCCAGACGGGCGGCATCATCAAGTTCTCTGGCATCGAGCTAGAGAAGCGCGGCAAGGCCAAACAGGGCTATGAAGTCGTCAAGGGCGGCACGATTCTCTGGATTCCTGAAGAATCCCACGAGGTGAACAAAGATATTTCGCTGCTACTGGTCGAAGACGGGCAGTTTGTGGAAGCGGGCACCGAAGTGGTCAAAGACATCTTCTGCCAGAGCAGCGGCGTAGTCGAAGTGACCCAAAAGAACGACATTCTGCGGGAAATCGTGATCAAGCCCGGCGAACTGCACATGGTTGACAACCCGGAAGCCGTCATGAGTCGCAACGGCACGATCGCCAACCCCGGCGAAGAACTGCTGCCCGGTCTCGAACTGACGGATCTGCGCTATGTCGAATATGTCGATTCGCCCGAAGGCCCAGCACTGCTGCTGCGTCCGGTGACAGAGTTTGCTGTGCCCGACGAACCTTCGGTGCCCAGCCAATCTTCGACCAGCGAGGAGTCTGGTCGCGCAATCCAACTCCGGGCAGTGCAGCGGACGATGTATAAGGACGGTGAGCGCGTCAAGTCGGTCGAAGGGTTGGAACTGCTGCGGACTCAGCTAGTGCTGGAGATTGATCAAGATGCACAACTGGCCGCGGATATCGAGCTAGTGCCTGATGAATCTGATCCTGAACTGCTGCGCCTCCAGTTGGTGATTCTGGAATCGCTGGTGATTCGTCGCGACGTGCCCGCCGACCAGACCCAGGGCAGCACGCTAACCACGCTGCTGGTGAAAGACGGGGATCAAATCTCGCCAGGAGACGAAGTGGCCCGCACCGAGATCCTGTGTAAGGAAGGTGGCGAGGTGCGCGGCGTGGGCAGCAACGAATCAGCCCGCCGGATTCTGGTCGTTCGCGAGTCGGACAAGCTGACCGTCGAGACGGAGGGCAAGTCCCCTACTGTGAAAGCGGGCGACCTGCTGGTGGCTGGAGCGGCGATCGCCGATGGAGTCACCGTTGAAGAATCGGGACAAGTCCTCTCGGTTAGCGATTCCCAGGTGCAACTGCGACTGGCACGCCCCTATCGCGTGTCAGCGGGTGCGGTGCTGCACATCGACGACGGTGATTTGGTGCAACGGGGCGACAACCTGGTGCTGCTGGTGTTTGAACGCGCCAAGACCGGAGACATCATCCAGGGTCTACCCCGGATTGAGGAACTGCTGGAAGCCCGCAAGCCCAAAGAAGCCTGCGTCTTGGCACGGCGACCGGGCACAGCGCAGGTGGTCTACAGCGACGACGACACAGTGCAGGTGAAGGTCGTCGAAGCGGACGGCGTAATCACCGAGTATCCCATCGGGCCGGGTCAGAACATGCTGATCATCGACGGGCAGGAAGTGGGTGCCGCTGAACCGCTGACGGACGGCCCTGCCAACCCCCACGAAATTCTGGAGATCTTCTTTGATCTACATCGGGAAACGCTGGGCGTTCACGAAGCCTCGCTGATCAGCCTGGAAAAGGTGCAAACCTTCCTGGTAAACGAAGTGCAGTCGGTGTATCAGTCGCAGGGGATCGAAATTTCGGATAAGCACATCGAGGTAATTGTGCGCCAGATGACCTCCAAGGCGCGGGTCGATGACGGGGGCGACACCACCATGCTGCCGGGTGAACTGGTGGAACTGCACCAGATTCAGCAGGTGAACGAGGCGATGTCGATTACGGGCGGTGCGCCAGCGGAATATACCCCGGTGCTGCTGGGGATTACCAAGGCCTCACTGAACACCGACAGCTTTATCTCGGCCGCCAGCTTCCAGGAAACGACTCGTGTGCTGACCGAAGCAGCGATCGAAGGCAAGTCGGACTGGCTGCGGGGTCTGAAGGAAAACGTGATCATTGGTCGTCTGATTCCAGCGGGCACAGGCTTCAATGCCTACGAAGAGTCCACTAGCGTTGACCTCGACGCGCTGGACGACATGGGACTGAGTGATGTGGTGCTGGATGACCTGACCGCCCGCAGCTATGACCTAGACAGCGGCTTTGACGTGTTCCCGCCGCCGGAAGGTCTGGGAATGCGAGAAGGGACTGAGTTTCCGCGTCCGTCGCACGGCTTTGGTGACGATGCCTTCTCTGGTGTCCTTGAGGACGATGAGCTGGCCGACGAGTACGCTGACGACGATGATGAGGATGACGACGAGGACGAAGACTAG
- the msrA gene encoding peptide-methionine (S)-S-oxide reductase MsrA — protein sequence MVLFGFGKKLALPTPEEALPGRSQPMQIQNRHFVNGNPLQPPFPDGMELALFGLGCFWGAERKFWQQEGVYSTSVGYAGGITPNPTYQEVCSGLTGHNEVVRVVYAPSVISYEDLLKVFWESHDPTQGMRQGNDVGTQYRSGIYVYSEAQRQAAEASLQRYQAALKSEGYGSITTEILDAPEFYYAEDYHQQYLAKNPGGYCGLGGTKVCYPPTTASV from the coding sequence ATGGTGCTATTTGGGTTTGGTAAAAAGCTGGCGCTGCCGACTCCTGAAGAGGCTTTGCCGGGGCGATCGCAGCCAATGCAGATTCAAAATCGCCACTTCGTCAACGGCAACCCGCTTCAGCCCCCATTCCCCGACGGGATGGAGCTAGCGCTGTTTGGGCTGGGCTGTTTTTGGGGCGCAGAGCGAAAGTTTTGGCAGCAGGAAGGCGTATACAGCACATCCGTGGGCTACGCAGGGGGCATCACGCCTAACCCCACTTATCAGGAAGTGTGCAGCGGTCTGACAGGGCATAACGAAGTCGTGCGCGTCGTATACGCCCCGTCGGTGATTTCCTACGAAGACCTGCTCAAGGTGTTCTGGGAAAGCCACGACCCCACCCAAGGAATGCGCCAAGGGAATGACGTAGGCACGCAGTATCGCTCTGGAATTTATGTTTATTCTGAGGCCCAGCGGCAAGCCGCCGAAGCCTCTCTCCAGCGCTATCAGGCTGCTCTCAAATCAGAAGGCTATGGCAGCATCACCACTGAAATTCTGGATGCGCCAGAGTTCTATTATGCGGAGGACTATCACCAGCAATATCTTGCCAAAAATCCGGGGGGCTATTGCGGACTGGGCGGCACCAAGGTCTGCTACCCGCCGACGACCGCCAGTGTATAG